ACTCCGCTAAACAAACGACTCAGATTGTTGTTGCTGCGGTGGCTCAGAAACGTTCATGTTTCCCTCCCTTGCAAGCATTTGTATAAATACTATCACCTCTGCTGTTGGCAAGACAAGGCCGGGGCGATTTTTTTTCGGCGCCGGTCAACGGGGGGCAGAACCCTTGAGCACATGTCCTCAGGCAATCGCTTTCATGCCTTGCATGGATGCCCGCAGAACCTCGCCGACCTCTTCGACCAGGTGGTTGCGGATTTCGGCATTCACCTGCACCAGGGTCTGGTTGTCGACTCCGGCATCGGCCTCGCTCAGCCCCTTGCCGATGACTTCGGTGTCAACGGTTGCCATGAAATCCTGCAGTAGCGGCAGGCAGGCGTGGTTGAACAGGTAGCAGCCGTATTCGGCGGTGTCCGAAATTACCCGGTTCATTTCGTAGAGTTTTTTCCGGGCGATGGTGTTGGCGATAAGGGGCGTTTCATGGAGTGATTCATAATAGGCCGATTCGGGCTCGATGCCTGCTTCCACCATGACCTCAAAAGCCAATTCGACCCCGGCTTTGACCATGGCGACCATGAGGATCCCTTTGTCGAAATACTCTTGCTCACTGATCTCGCCGGCGGCCTCGGTCTGTTCAAAAGCGCTTTTTGAGGTCTCTTCGCGCCAGGTCAGCAGTTTGACGTCGTCGTTGGCCCAGTCTTCCATCATGGTTTTGGAAAACTCGCCGGAGAGAATGTCGTCCATATGTTTTTCATAGAGCGGCCGCATGATCTCTTTCAGTTCCAGGGACAGTTCCTGGGCGCGGAGTTTGGCCGGGTTGGAGAGCCGGTCCATCATGTTGGTGATCCCGCCGTGCTTGAGCGCTTCAGTCACGGTTTCCCAGCCCTGTTGCACCAGTTTGGCGGCCCAGGGAGCATCGATGCCTGCACCAACCATTTTGTCGAAACAGAGCAGGGAGCCGACCTGAAGCATCCCGCAAAGGATGGTTTGTTCGCCCATCAAGTCCGATTTGACTTCGGCGATGAAGGAAGATTCCAGCACCCCGGCCCGGTCTCCGCCCTGTGCCGAGCAGAGTGCCTTGGCGATTTCCAGGCCGTCGCCGTTGGGATCGTTTTCACCGTGGACCGCGATCAGGGTCGGGACCCCGAAACCGCGCTTGTATTCTTCGCGCACCTCAGTGCCCGGGCATTTCGGGGCAACCATGATGACGGTCAGGTCTTTGCGGATCTGGGTGCCTTCCTCGACAATATTGAAGCCATGGGCGTAGGAAAAGGTCGCGCCCTGTTTCATCAACGGCACCACGGTTTTGACCACATCGCTATGTTGCTTGTCCGGGGCCAGGTTCATGACGATATCGGCGGTCGGCAGCATTTCTTCATAGGTACCGACTTTGAAGCCGTTTTCGGTAGCATTGATGTAGGACTGGCGTTTTTGCTCGATAGCTTCCTTGCGCAGGGTGTAGGAGACATCCAGGCCGCTGTCGCGCATGTTCAGCCCTTGATTCAGCCCTTGGGCACCGCAGCCGACAATGACAATTTTTTTTCCTTTGGCATATTCGCAGCCTGCGGAAAATTCTTCTGCTTCCATAAAGCGGCAGGTTGCCAGCTCTTGCAGTTGACGACGAAAGGGGAGGGAATTGAAATAATTTTGACCCATCTGTTTGCTCCTTGAACCTGTCTGAAGTTTAATATCTTGAATAAGCGAGTAGAAAAATGTTTTAGGAACTCTACCCTGAAATCTATGTTGCGTAAATTGATTTATTGTGTAGATTGTATTGCGTTTGTAGGAATATAAAGTTCTCCAACAGAGGCGGAAATGGATA
The Pelobacter seleniigenes DSM 18267 DNA segment above includes these coding regions:
- the ilvC gene encoding ketol-acid reductoisomerase; the protein is MGQNYFNSLPFRRQLQELATCRFMEAEEFSAGCEYAKGKKIVIVGCGAQGLNQGLNMRDSGLDVSYTLRKEAIEQKRQSYINATENGFKVGTYEEMLPTADIVMNLAPDKQHSDVVKTVVPLMKQGATFSYAHGFNIVEEGTQIRKDLTVIMVAPKCPGTEVREEYKRGFGVPTLIAVHGENDPNGDGLEIAKALCSAQGGDRAGVLESSFIAEVKSDLMGEQTILCGMLQVGSLLCFDKMVGAGIDAPWAAKLVQQGWETVTEALKHGGITNMMDRLSNPAKLRAQELSLELKEIMRPLYEKHMDDILSGEFSKTMMEDWANDDVKLLTWREETSKSAFEQTEAAGEISEQEYFDKGILMVAMVKAGVELAFEVMVEAGIEPESAYYESLHETPLIANTIARKKLYEMNRVISDTAEYGCYLFNHACLPLLQDFMATVDTEVIGKGLSEADAGVDNQTLVQVNAEIRNHLVEEVGEVLRASMQGMKAIA